The DNA window cccatagatccccatagtGAGCCCCGCCTCCACCCCATTGGCCTGGCTCAAcccaagccccgccccctttaaACCCAACCGACCAATCAGATCGTCCGTAACCCCACAGCCGGTCGACCGGGCGAATAAGGGCAACGAAACCAGAGCCCGTAGGTCAAAGCGTGAGCGGCCCAACCCAGCCCCGCCCCCAAACCGAAACCGGAACCGGAAACGGCCGCCAAGGCGCCCTGAAGGATCACGAGCAGCGCCGCGTTCAATAGGAACAGCAGGAAGTGAGGGGTGGAAGCTGTGGGGCCTCTTCCGGTACCTGCTGAGTCGCTTCCGGTCACGTGGTGGTCACTTCCGGTCACGTGGTGGTCACTTCCGGTCATGTAAAGCTCGCTTCCGGTCGTGTAGTAGGCACTTCCGGTCATGTGGTAGGCACTTCCTGTTCTGGAGAGGACGCTTCCGGTCGTAGGTAGGCAGCTTCCGGTCCCAATGAGACCGCTTCCGGTCGTATGGCGGCCACTTCCGGTCTCAAACGACTCACCGAGAGTTCTCAAGCCGCCACTTCCGCTCCACGCCACACAACTTCCGGTTTCCGGCGTCGCACTTCCGCTTCCTGTCActcctcttcccctttctcCCGCCCCGCTTCCATCTTCCCCACTTCCGGTTTCCTCCGTCCCACTTCCGTTCTGATCACTTCCgcttcctttcttcccacttcCGGTCCTCCACGCCGCCATCTTGCCTCCCCCCCACCTCTCCACAGcggccgccgccatcttgcccACCACCCCCCAAACCTTGGCCGCCATCTTGCCCCCGTAGCGCGCCGCCATCTTGaatcccccccaccccgcctTCAACACCCTCCACCCCACGCTGGGCGCCGCCATCTTAACCGGAAGTGGCCCTTTGCTCCTCGTCgtgacgtcacttccgggtTGCCGAGGATGAAGGAGCCTCCCTATTGGTCCCAGCTCT is part of the Coturnix japonica isolate 7356 unplaced genomic scaffold, Coturnix japonica 2.1 chrUnrandom511, whole genome shotgun sequence genome and encodes:
- the LOC116652645 gene encoding serine/arginine repetitive matrix protein 1-like, with amino-acid sequence MERANRRASYLREGAGQRIRPRVRSKAGNGGDEKRRLNEEEKEETEKRRENPVDRANKGNETRARRSKRERPNPAPPPNRNRNRKRPPRRPEGSRAAPRSIGTAGSEGWKLWGLFRYLLSRFRSRGGHFRSRGGHFRSCKARFRSCSRHFRSCGRHFLFWRGRFRS